The window TACCTACATCCCCTAGCGCATAGCTCTACTATGACTCGCATGCTTATCCAGCCCCGGCCGTACGACCACCCGGACGCCGTCAAACTCAACGACCAGGTGCAGCTCGAGTACGCCGCCCGCTACGGCGACGGCGGAGACGCCACACCGCTCGACGCCACCATGTTCGACCCGCCCCAGGGGCTGTACCTGCTCGCCTACGACGAGCAGAGCCGCCCCGTGGCCACCGGCGGCTGGCGCACCCAGGACCGGAACGCCGAGGGCTACTCCGACGGCGATGCCGAGATCAAGCGCCTGTTCGTGGTCCCGGAGGGCCGGGGCCGGGGACTGGCCCGCCGCATCCTCGCCGCACTGGAGGCCGACGCGCGGGCCGCCGGCCGCACGCGCATGGTCCTGGAGACGGGCGACCAGCAGCCCGAGGCGATCGCGCTGTACGCGTCGAGCGGCTACACGCCCTGCGCGAAGTTCGGCCACTACCGCCTGTACGACACCAGTATCTGCATGGCCAAGCCCCTCACCGGCCCCGCTCAGACCGCCTGAGGCACCTGCGCCACACCCACGTAGAACCCGCTCCGCTCGTACTCCGGCGCGAGCCCCTCCCGGTACCACTCGGGCGCCGTGACGAGTCCCGGCTCCACGAGGTCCAGCCCCTCGAAGAACGGCTCGACCTCCTCACGCGTACGCATCCTGAGCGCGATGGCGCCCTTCCTGTACGCGGACTCGGTCTCCCGCCTCAGCTCCGGGTGCTGATCGGCGGTGCCGTGCGAGAGGACCAGGAAACTCCCCGGCGCCAGCGCACCGGTCAGCGTGCGCGTGATGCCGTACGGATCGTGGTCGTCGGGCAGGAAGTGCATCAGCGCGATCAGGGACAACGCGACCGGCCGCCCGAAGTCCAGGAATTTCGCGGCGCGTTCGAGGATGGCCTCGGGCTCGCGCACATCCGCGTGGATGTAGTCCGTCGCACCCTCGGGAGTGCTCACCAGGAGCGCCTCCGCGTGGCGCAGCACGATGGGGTCGTTGTCGGCGTAGACCACACGCGACCTCGGAGTGACGGCCTGGACGATCTGGTGGAGGTTCGGCGCGGTGGGGATGCCGGTGCCGATGTCCAGGAACTGGTCGACACCCCGGCCCGCCAGCCAGGCGGACGCCCGGTGCATGAAGGCCCGGTTCCGCCCCGCGTTGGCCCGCGCCTCGGCCGGCAGCCTCTCCCCGACCTCCTGATCGACCGGGTAGTTGTCCTTGCCGCCCAGCAACCAGTCGTAGACACGCGCCGGATGAGGCTTGCTGGTGTCGATGCGGGAGCTGGGTATACCGGCTGTCACAGGACGCTCCTCCGTACGGAACCACGAACAGGCAACCCCGCACCCGGCCTGTGCGACCCCCAACAGCGGTCACCACAAGGGCGGATGAGCGAGGATGCCCCAGGCTACCGGTTGGCCTCCCGACCGGAAGCCGCACCTCCGCGCGGGCGTCGGCCCTAACCGACCAGGCGGCGGCGCCAGTCCAGCGGGGTCACGGTGACGGCCCGGCCTGGGTCGTGGTCCCACTCGGTGCCGAGGCCGGCTGCTCCGAGGGCCGCCACGACCTCGTGGCCGATGGCCCGGGTGGTCTCGGACGAACCGTCGAAGCCGCCGTACAGGAGCATCAACCCCTGGCCCGCCGCGGCGGAATCCGTGCACTGGGTGTGGAAGTAGACGAAGCC is drawn from Streptomyces sp. NBC_00178 and contains these coding sequences:
- a CDS encoding SAM-dependent methyltransferase gives rise to the protein MTAGIPSSRIDTSKPHPARVYDWLLGGKDNYPVDQEVGERLPAEARANAGRNRAFMHRASAWLAGRGVDQFLDIGTGIPTAPNLHQIVQAVTPRSRVVYADNDPIVLRHAEALLVSTPEGATDYIHADVREPEAILERAAKFLDFGRPVALSLIALMHFLPDDHDPYGITRTLTGALAPGSFLVLSHGTADQHPELRRETESAYRKGAIALRMRTREEVEPFFEGLDLVEPGLVTAPEWYREGLAPEYERSGFYVGVAQVPQAV
- a CDS encoding GNAT family N-acetyltransferase; the encoded protein is MLIQPRPYDHPDAVKLNDQVQLEYAARYGDGGDATPLDATMFDPPQGLYLLAYDEQSRPVATGGWRTQDRNAEGYSDGDAEIKRLFVVPEGRGRGLARRILAALEADARAAGRTRMVLETGDQQPEAIALYASSGYTPCAKFGHYRLYDTSICMAKPLTGPAQTA